One Drosophila subobscura isolate 14011-0131.10 chromosome U, UCBerk_Dsub_1.0, whole genome shotgun sequence DNA window includes the following coding sequences:
- the LOC117901079 gene encoding uncharacterized protein LOC117901079 isoform X2: MSQGFDSSHGSGSVGPRVAYPARQSSEDVPESTATATTETIGTPTTTAGDGQQGAGFGAGGEDDTTDDNFESNLRRRKGKIISCAKETIENASRHIRRKVPYAGHLMTPRRLWLNKIPTQCDVVIEFPEDSPDEALRWLLARIRSQPPAGLGLLVQVKAHESTRRNAFYVSAPVNVLFKAAEEARLPKRLRPDLGGALREFTTRESHCFLQLRGDVASTALFTSQERQWLVLQVLQGLRAGCSDIDALHGRAAVAEGQSIVAAWQESGLITQVFPLHDPRSLTQLQTHWVKQIFAPQPLDDIAAYFGVKVALYFAWLGHYTCALGVPAVFGTILYCILWGKGQTAQDMGHVLFSLFNVAWASLYLEAWKRYSVELAFRWGTLSTPPELLEPPRPLYKGPLEENNVTGRLEPKEAPAWQRRAFRYLVSFPIIGCCLCMVFAVMFLMLRFQDWWDSKLPEDSVLCCLSVIPKVLLAGAITLMDEAYFKLAVWLNDKENYRLQSKYENHLIAKVALFQFVNSFLSLFYIAFYLRDEEKLKEQLAGLLISRQIIGNLRESALPYFVEQYKLAKLSFNMWGALSPTQNLTRSLAEELATAEAELKAEASGTPTKTHQQSQKASKRNIGQAEIESSLYKYDGTFSDHLEMLVQMGYVVLFSAAFPLAGMCALINNLMEIRSDAFKLAHVHQRPFGQRVANIGTWQNALSILSLAAVIVNCALIGLSGQVSRLWPGLTTAQTIILIVTLEHIMLGLRQALTWLLPELPSWLAAEIARAEHCRREMQCKGTSPRPTPPTPQSTTSTQPEQEGSGGMLQTESGANTTHDQSMDSQVAEDMLLYGHEFAASGYGRNIEADVNIYENRDSSPDSPPSQTSTILIRPLHESTPPHGGASLSSLHYDGNGGACVRKSLYFIPEIPPFIGYSVRNLSLMTKQQQQIGASASTLALNSAAYAARMQPIHLPEIPPFRKKSSDSADHTGSSNSSSPQRATMRQLSAQYQPQQQLQQQHQQRISEIPPFKTRKISAESATHLTMSDKLHIKLHAPEWMSRLKVNDNANLHRSIDCIAKELGNSDDTSDILKPAPSWSNVALKTGTPGSLLATPPASQQQQHIVASSSSSSGGGGSVFSPSGLGPNGASGSISNSQSRPSVGALSNSSSSSSHKQQKKLEKEEKEREKKEEKERGRERKEEKEKERKEEKEKEKQREKEREKEKEREKEKEKEESAAASTSAGALDDEAKAAELAAKKSRLKQKLVKSARSVAIFSLKLKERRQREAEKAATIAVEHAKALAKLPIHQAVGGELSLIPIEQLIQIEDLQPAIKPLTANVSTTTAPTSTSSQAGTSMQHHHQYQQQQYHHPHPHTDD, from the exons CTTCCCGCCATATTCGCCGCAAAGTTCCCTACGCTGGTCATTTGATGACGCCGCGTCGGCTCTGGCTGAATAAAATCCCAACACAATGTGACGTAGTCATTGAATTTCCCGAGGATTCCCCTGACGAGGCACTGCgttggctgctggcacgcATTCGGTCGCAACCGCCGGCCGGGCTAGGTCTCCTGGTGCAGGTCAAGGCACATGAGAGCACGCGTCGGAATGCCTTCTATGTCAGTGCCCCCGTGAATGT CCTTTTTAAAGCCGCCGAGGAGGCCCGCCTGCCCAAGCGTCTGCGTCCGGATCTAGGTGGCGCCCTAAGGGAGTTTACCACCCGCGAGAGCCATTGTTTTCTGCAGTTGAGAGGTGACGTGGCCAGCACCGCGCTCTTTACCTCGCAAGAGCGTCAGTGGCTGGTGTTGCAGGTGCTGCAGGGCCTGCGTGCCGGCTGCAGTGACATCGATGCTCTGCATGGACGCGCAGCAGTGGCCGAGGGCCAGAGCATTGTGGCCGCCTGGCAGGAGTCGGGTCTCATTACACAGGTCTTTCCGCTGCACGATCCAAGGTCGTTGACACAACTTCAGACTCACTGGgtgaaacaaatatttgcaccgCAACCTTTGG ATGACATTGCTGCTTATTTTGGGGTGAAGGTTGCCCTCTACTTTGCCTGGTTGGGTCATTACACGTGCGCCTTGGGTGTGCCGGCTGTTTTTGGCACAATTCTTTACTGCATTCTCTGGGGCAAGGGTCAAACGGCACAGGACATGGGCCACGTGCTCTTCTCGCTGTTCAATGTGGCCTGGGCTTCACTGTATCTGGAGGCCTGGAAGAGGTACTCTGTGGAGTTGGCCTTTCGCTGGGGTACTCTGTCCACGCCGCCCGAACTACTCGAGCCACCTAGGCCGCTGTACAAG gGCCCTTTGGAGGAGAACAATGTGACAGGTCGTCTGGAGCCCAAAGAGGCGCCCGCCTGGCAACGACGAGCCTTTCGATATTTGGTTAGCTTTCCCATTATAGGATGCTGCCTCTGTATGGTCTTTGCTGTGATGTTTCTCATGTTGCGCTTTCAG GACTGGTGGGACTCCAAGCTGCCGGAGGATAGTGTCCTATGCTGTCTGAGTGTCATACCAAAAGTACTCCTAGCAGGAGCCATCACCCTCATGGATGAGGCTTACTTTAagctggctgtgtggctcAATGATAAAG AAAACTATCGCCTGCAATcgaaatatgaaaatcatTTGATAGCCAAAGTCGCGCTATTCCAGTTTGTCAACTCCTTTCTATCGCTCTTCTATATCGCCTTCTATTTGCGCGATGAAGAGAAGCTCAAAGAG CAACTGGCTGGCCTGCTCATCTCGAGACAAATTATTGGAAATCTACGTGAATCGGCCCTTCCCTATTTTGTGGAGCAATATAAACTGGCCAAATTGAGTTTCAACATGTGGGGCGCCCTGAGTCCCACGCAGAATCTGACACGTAGTTTGGCAGAGGAATTGGCCACAGCCGAGGCAGAGCTTAAGGCCGAGGCCTCTGGCACGCCCACAAAAACCCATCAGCAAAGTCAAAAAGCGAGTAAAAGAAATATTGGCCAGGCTGAAATTGAGAGTTCGTTGTATAAG TACGATGGCACCTTTTCCGATCACCTGGAGATGCTGGTGCAAATGGGATATGTGGTGCTCTTTTCGGCTGCCTTTCCACTGGCTGGTATGTGTGCGTTGATCAACAACCTCATGGAGATACGTTCCGATGCGTTCAAGCTGGCACATGTGCACCAGCGACCGTTTGGACAGCGAGTGGCAAATATTGGCACCTGGCAAAATGCTTTGAGTATTCTCTCGCTGGCAGCTGTGATTGTGAACTGTGCCCTGATTGGACTCTCTGGTCAGGTGTCGAGGCTATGGCCAGGACTAACCACAGCCCAGACAATTATATTGATTGTCACACTCGAA CACATCATGTTGGGGCTGCGGCAGGCACTcacctggctgctgccagagtTGCCCTCTTGGCTGGCAGCGGAAATAGCCCGAGCCGAGCATTGTCGACGGGAAATGCAATGCAAGGGCACCTCGCCACGTCCCACCCCGCCGACACCACAATCGACGACCTCCACGCAGCCGGAACAGGAGGGCTCCGGTGGAATGTTGCAAACGGAGAGCGGCGCCAACACCACACACGATCAGTCTATGGACAGCCAGGTGGCAGAGGATATGCTGCTCTATGGGCACGAGTTTGCTGCCTCCGGCTATGGGCGCAACATCGAGGCGGATGTGAATATTTATGAGAATCGTGATTCATCGCCCGATTCCCCACCCTCTCAG ACCAGCACCATACTTATTAGACCGCTGCACGAGTCAACACCACCGCATGGAGGCGCCTCCCTTTCCAGTCTGCATTATGATGGCAATGGAGG AGCTTGTGTTAGAAAATCTCTGTACTTTATACCGGAAATACCACCATTTATTGGATATTCTGTGCGAAATCTAAGCCTTAtgaccaaacaacagcaacaaatcgG AGCATCCGCCAGCACGCTAGCCCTAAACTCAGCCGCATATGCTGCCCGGATGCAACCGATACATTTGCCGGAAATACCGCCGTTCCGTAAGAAATCAAGCGACTCTGCCGATcacactggcagcagcaacagcagcagtccccaGCGTGCTACGATGCGGCAACTATCAGCGCAATatcagccgcaacagcaactgcagcagcaacatcaacagagGATCTCGGAGATACCGCCCTTCAAGACACGAAAAATATCGGCAGAGAGTGCAACACATTTGACAATGAGT GACAAGCTACACATAAAACTCCATGCACCCGAATGGATGTCACGTTTAAAAGTCAACGACAATGCGAATCTGCATAGAAGCATAGATTGTATTGCCAAG GAACTCGGAAACAGTGACGATACCTCGGATATTTTAAAGCCTGCCCCATCGTGGAGCAACGTGGCCCTGAAAACGGGTACTCCGGGAAGCTTGTTGGCCACCCCACCAGCctcgcagcaacaacagcatatAGTGgcatcatcctcctcatcgtcgggCGGCGGTGGGAGCGTTTTCAGTCCCAGTGGGCTAGGACCTAACGGAGCCTCCGGTAGTATCAGTAATTCCCAATCAAGGCCCAGTGTGGGTGCCCTATCAAATTCGTCATCCAGTTCATCGCataagcagcaaaagaaactggagaaggaggagaaggagagagaaaagaaggaGGAGAAAGAGCGAGGAAGGGAAcggaaggaggagaaggaaaaggaaaggaaagaggagaaagaaaaggagaagcaAAGGGAGAAAGAAcgggaaaaggagaaggaacgagaaaaggagaaggaaaaggaagagtctgccgctgcctccacATCAGCGGGCGCTTTAGATGACGAAGCGAAGG CGGCTGAACTAGCGGCCAAGAAATCGCGCCTCAAGCAAAAACTGGTGAAAAGTGCGAGATCCGTGGCAATATTCTCGCTAAAACTAAAAGAACGAAGACAGCGGGAGGCTGAAAAGGCAGCCACCATAGCTGTAGAGCATGCCAAG GCTCTGGCTAAGCTGCCAATTCACCAGGCAGTGGGAGGGGAACTGTCTCTTATACCCATCGAACAACTGATTCAAATTGAGGATCTCCAACCTGCGATCAAGCCTTTAACAGCAAACGTATCCACAACGACAGCACCGACATCCACATCGAGCCAGGCAGGCACATCGATGCAGCATCACCATCaataccaacagcagcagtatcatcatccacatccgcacACAGATGACTAG
- the LOC117901079 gene encoding uncharacterized protein LOC117901079 isoform X4 has product MSQGFDSSHGSGSVGPRVAYPARQSSEDVPESTATATTETIGTPTTTAGDGQQGAGFGAGGEDDTTDDNFESNLRRRKGKIISCAKETIENASRHIRRKVPYAGHLMTPRRLWLNKIPTQCDVVIEFPEDSPDEALRWLLARIRSQPPAGLGLLVQVKAHESTRRNAFYVSAPVNVLFKAAEEARLPKRLRPDLGGALREFTTRESHCFLQLRGDVASTALFTSQERQWLVLQVLQGLRAGCSDIDALHGRAAVAEGQSIVAAWQESGLITQVFPLHDPRSLTQLQTHWVKQIFAPQPLDDIAAYFGVKVALYFAWLGHYTCALGVPAVFGTILYCILWGKGQTAQDMGHVLFSLFNVAWASLYLEAWKRYSVELAFRWGTLSTPPELLEPPRPLYKGPLEENNVTGRLEPKEAPAWQRRAFRYLVSFPIIGCCLCMVFAVMFLMLRFQEWLDHHKIPDKGIAQCMYNLHKDWWDSKLPEDSVLCCLSVIPKVLLAGAITLMDEAYFKLAVWLNDKENYRLQSKYENHLIAKVALFQFVNSFLSLFYIAFYLRDEEKLKEQLAGLLISRQIIGNLRESALPYFVEQYKLAKLSFNMWGALSPTQNLTRSLAEELATAEAELKAEASGTPTKTHQQSQKASKRNIGQAEIESSLYKYDGTFSDHLEMLVQMGYVVLFSAAFPLAGMCALINNLMEIRSDAFKLAHVHQRPFGQRVANIGTWQNALSILSLAAVIVNCALIGLSGQVSRLWPGLTTAQTIILIVTLEHIMLGLRQALTWLLPELPSWLAAEIARAEHCRREMQCKGTSPRPTPPTPQSTTSTQPEQEGSGGMLQTESGANTTHDQSMDSQVAEDMLLYGHEFAASGYGRNIEADVNIYENRDSSPDSPPSQTSTILIRPLHESTPPHGGASLSSLHYDGNGGASASTLALNSAAYAARMQPIHLPEIPPFRKKSSDSADHTGSSNSSSPQRATMRQLSAQYQPQQQLQQQHQQRISEIPPFKTRKISAESATHLTMSDKLHIKLHAPEWMSRLKVNDNANLHRSIDCIAKELGNSDDTSDILKPAPSWSNVALKTGTPGSLLATPPASQQQQHIVASSSSSSGGGGSVFSPSGLGPNGASGSISNSQSRPSVGALSNSSSSSSHKQQKKLEKEEKEREKKEEKERGRERKEEKEKERKEEKEKEKQREKEREKEKEREKEKEKEESAAASTSAGALDDEAKAAELAAKKSRLKQKLVKSARSVAIFSLKLKERRQREAEKAATIAVEHAKALAKLPIHQAVGGELSLIPIEQLIQIEDLQPAIKPLTANVSTTTAPTSTSSQAGTSMQHHHQYQQQQYHHPHPHTDD; this is encoded by the exons CTTCCCGCCATATTCGCCGCAAAGTTCCCTACGCTGGTCATTTGATGACGCCGCGTCGGCTCTGGCTGAATAAAATCCCAACACAATGTGACGTAGTCATTGAATTTCCCGAGGATTCCCCTGACGAGGCACTGCgttggctgctggcacgcATTCGGTCGCAACCGCCGGCCGGGCTAGGTCTCCTGGTGCAGGTCAAGGCACATGAGAGCACGCGTCGGAATGCCTTCTATGTCAGTGCCCCCGTGAATGT CCTTTTTAAAGCCGCCGAGGAGGCCCGCCTGCCCAAGCGTCTGCGTCCGGATCTAGGTGGCGCCCTAAGGGAGTTTACCACCCGCGAGAGCCATTGTTTTCTGCAGTTGAGAGGTGACGTGGCCAGCACCGCGCTCTTTACCTCGCAAGAGCGTCAGTGGCTGGTGTTGCAGGTGCTGCAGGGCCTGCGTGCCGGCTGCAGTGACATCGATGCTCTGCATGGACGCGCAGCAGTGGCCGAGGGCCAGAGCATTGTGGCCGCCTGGCAGGAGTCGGGTCTCATTACACAGGTCTTTCCGCTGCACGATCCAAGGTCGTTGACACAACTTCAGACTCACTGGgtgaaacaaatatttgcaccgCAACCTTTGG ATGACATTGCTGCTTATTTTGGGGTGAAGGTTGCCCTCTACTTTGCCTGGTTGGGTCATTACACGTGCGCCTTGGGTGTGCCGGCTGTTTTTGGCACAATTCTTTACTGCATTCTCTGGGGCAAGGGTCAAACGGCACAGGACATGGGCCACGTGCTCTTCTCGCTGTTCAATGTGGCCTGGGCTTCACTGTATCTGGAGGCCTGGAAGAGGTACTCTGTGGAGTTGGCCTTTCGCTGGGGTACTCTGTCCACGCCGCCCGAACTACTCGAGCCACCTAGGCCGCTGTACAAG gGCCCTTTGGAGGAGAACAATGTGACAGGTCGTCTGGAGCCCAAAGAGGCGCCCGCCTGGCAACGACGAGCCTTTCGATATTTGGTTAGCTTTCCCATTATAGGATGCTGCCTCTGTATGGTCTTTGCTGTGATGTTTCTCATGTTGCGCTTTCAG GAGTGGCTGGATCACCATAAAATACCCGATAAAGGAATTGCTCAATGCATGTATAATTTGCACAAG GACTGGTGGGACTCCAAGCTGCCGGAGGATAGTGTCCTATGCTGTCTGAGTGTCATACCAAAAGTACTCCTAGCAGGAGCCATCACCCTCATGGATGAGGCTTACTTTAagctggctgtgtggctcAATGATAAAG AAAACTATCGCCTGCAATcgaaatatgaaaatcatTTGATAGCCAAAGTCGCGCTATTCCAGTTTGTCAACTCCTTTCTATCGCTCTTCTATATCGCCTTCTATTTGCGCGATGAAGAGAAGCTCAAAGAG CAACTGGCTGGCCTGCTCATCTCGAGACAAATTATTGGAAATCTACGTGAATCGGCCCTTCCCTATTTTGTGGAGCAATATAAACTGGCCAAATTGAGTTTCAACATGTGGGGCGCCCTGAGTCCCACGCAGAATCTGACACGTAGTTTGGCAGAGGAATTGGCCACAGCCGAGGCAGAGCTTAAGGCCGAGGCCTCTGGCACGCCCACAAAAACCCATCAGCAAAGTCAAAAAGCGAGTAAAAGAAATATTGGCCAGGCTGAAATTGAGAGTTCGTTGTATAAG TACGATGGCACCTTTTCCGATCACCTGGAGATGCTGGTGCAAATGGGATATGTGGTGCTCTTTTCGGCTGCCTTTCCACTGGCTGGTATGTGTGCGTTGATCAACAACCTCATGGAGATACGTTCCGATGCGTTCAAGCTGGCACATGTGCACCAGCGACCGTTTGGACAGCGAGTGGCAAATATTGGCACCTGGCAAAATGCTTTGAGTATTCTCTCGCTGGCAGCTGTGATTGTGAACTGTGCCCTGATTGGACTCTCTGGTCAGGTGTCGAGGCTATGGCCAGGACTAACCACAGCCCAGACAATTATATTGATTGTCACACTCGAA CACATCATGTTGGGGCTGCGGCAGGCACTcacctggctgctgccagagtTGCCCTCTTGGCTGGCAGCGGAAATAGCCCGAGCCGAGCATTGTCGACGGGAAATGCAATGCAAGGGCACCTCGCCACGTCCCACCCCGCCGACACCACAATCGACGACCTCCACGCAGCCGGAACAGGAGGGCTCCGGTGGAATGTTGCAAACGGAGAGCGGCGCCAACACCACACACGATCAGTCTATGGACAGCCAGGTGGCAGAGGATATGCTGCTCTATGGGCACGAGTTTGCTGCCTCCGGCTATGGGCGCAACATCGAGGCGGATGTGAATATTTATGAGAATCGTGATTCATCGCCCGATTCCCCACCCTCTCAG ACCAGCACCATACTTATTAGACCGCTGCACGAGTCAACACCACCGCATGGAGGCGCCTCCCTTTCCAGTCTGCATTATGATGGCAATGGAGG AGCATCCGCCAGCACGCTAGCCCTAAACTCAGCCGCATATGCTGCCCGGATGCAACCGATACATTTGCCGGAAATACCGCCGTTCCGTAAGAAATCAAGCGACTCTGCCGATcacactggcagcagcaacagcagcagtccccaGCGTGCTACGATGCGGCAACTATCAGCGCAATatcagccgcaacagcaactgcagcagcaacatcaacagagGATCTCGGAGATACCGCCCTTCAAGACACGAAAAATATCGGCAGAGAGTGCAACACATTTGACAATGAGT GACAAGCTACACATAAAACTCCATGCACCCGAATGGATGTCACGTTTAAAAGTCAACGACAATGCGAATCTGCATAGAAGCATAGATTGTATTGCCAAG GAACTCGGAAACAGTGACGATACCTCGGATATTTTAAAGCCTGCCCCATCGTGGAGCAACGTGGCCCTGAAAACGGGTACTCCGGGAAGCTTGTTGGCCACCCCACCAGCctcgcagcaacaacagcatatAGTGgcatcatcctcctcatcgtcgggCGGCGGTGGGAGCGTTTTCAGTCCCAGTGGGCTAGGACCTAACGGAGCCTCCGGTAGTATCAGTAATTCCCAATCAAGGCCCAGTGTGGGTGCCCTATCAAATTCGTCATCCAGTTCATCGCataagcagcaaaagaaactggagaaggaggagaaggagagagaaaagaaggaGGAGAAAGAGCGAGGAAGGGAAcggaaggaggagaaggaaaaggaaaggaaagaggagaaagaaaaggagaagcaAAGGGAGAAAGAAcgggaaaaggagaaggaacgagaaaaggagaaggaaaaggaagagtctgccgctgcctccacATCAGCGGGCGCTTTAGATGACGAAGCGAAGG CGGCTGAACTAGCGGCCAAGAAATCGCGCCTCAAGCAAAAACTGGTGAAAAGTGCGAGATCCGTGGCAATATTCTCGCTAAAACTAAAAGAACGAAGACAGCGGGAGGCTGAAAAGGCAGCCACCATAGCTGTAGAGCATGCCAAG GCTCTGGCTAAGCTGCCAATTCACCAGGCAGTGGGAGGGGAACTGTCTCTTATACCCATCGAACAACTGATTCAAATTGAGGATCTCCAACCTGCGATCAAGCCTTTAACAGCAAACGTATCCACAACGACAGCACCGACATCCACATCGAGCCAGGCAGGCACATCGATGCAGCATCACCATCaataccaacagcagcagtatcatcatccacatccgcacACAGATGACTAG